The window GGATGGCCACACTCAATGGTTCCGCATACTTTAAACCCGGAGTATTCACTATGGCCTCTACTACTTCAGATGGAGTATCCTTGAACTTCACAAGAGACTTGTTCACATAAATCCCCTTCTTCAACGCTTTGTTTTGTTTTCCGTTTTGAAGTGATTCAGCTTGGGTTTCGGGTTCTTTTTTTTTCTGTGACACCCAAATATGATCCTGCCATTCTCCTTCGGATAAATTCTTTTCATATCCTTGCACTCTCTGAAGCCACATTTTACGGAAAGCATCCGCCAGATTGCGGGCAAAGCGTTTGGCATCACATACCGGGGAGCTTAATAGACGCTCCCGGAGTTCCGCTCTTAACTTTGATAATTGATCAACATCACCGGCAAGAGATACTGCTTTTTGTATATAGTCTTCCCAGTTGTCAGTCACCCATTCCGGGAATCCTGCATTCGTTAAATGAGAAGTGGAGTGCCGCCCGGCAAAAGTAGGGCCGGAATTGGTGATTACCGGCACGCCCATCCATAAAGCTTCGATGGTTGTTAATCCACCGGAATACGGCCACGGGTCGAGCGCAATATCAATTTTATTGTAGCATTCAAGCAGGTCATTATGGAGTGAATATCCCTCAAAAATTATCCTGTCTTCCTCGATTCCGCACTCCTCCAAATGTTGGATAATTCGTTCCCTAACCAATTCCGTATCATACTGTTTGCTCTTGAGAAAAAGACGGCTATCAGGAACTTGCTTCAGAACTTCTGCCCATTTAGACAATAGCTCTGTATTAATCTTGGTAGGGTTATTGAAACACCCAAAAGTGATGTGTCCATTTTGGGTAACAGGAGCTTCTGCTACATCAATATCATAATTTGGAAGGGTATAACAGACATAATCGTCCGGCATACGAACCAATTTTTCGGTGTAGAATGGCGCCTCTCCTTCCGGAGATTCTTTAGCATCTGTCAGCAGGTAATCCATCGACTTCAACCCTGAAGTATTGAACAACCCTCCCACCCATTTTATGGTAATTGGGGCTGGTTCCAGGGCAACTGTTTTCAATCGATTCCCCGATGAATGTCCGGAAAGCTCTACCAGGATATCAATCTCATCGTCTTTAATAATTTGCGCAACCACCTCATCGCTGTATCCCACTACGGATGTCCACTTCGCACTGGCTTCCCGGATGCGTTTAGTGAGTGAATCGTGGTAGGTATCGGTGGTGTATATATAGGTTGCAATTTCATCTTTGGGAAGTTTCTCAAGGGCTGATGTTATCATCCAGCCTACCGGGTGTTTTTTAAACCCACCCGAGATAAAACCAACACGCAGTTTCTTCTCTTTATCTTTATTAGCGGGAACCGGACGCCCGGGCCGTTCTTCCGGTGCATAATATTGATCCCAAAGTGAATGAGCTTCAAAAATCTCTTCTTTGGTTCGCTTGGGATTGTAATGTATCCCCATCAAATAGTTGGAAAGGGACTGCTGCGTTTCAGGGGTATCTTTTAATGCTCTCCGGTAGTTCTTCTCCGCTTCATCATATTGACCGGTTTCCAGAAGGCAGAGTGCATAATTTACCCGCACATTTCCATCGTTAGGGTAACGATCCAGCAAGCGCTCATTCAATGCAATGGCCTCGCTATATCTACCCATGGCACGATATAGCAGAGAGAGCACGCTCAACGCCAGCAGGTTTTCGCTGTCAAGTTCCAGCACTTTCTCAATGGCTACTTCCGCCTGCTCATATTCACCAATCGACTGGTAAATCTGCGCCTTCTTGATGCCTGCGTCAATCAGCTTTGGCTCCATTTGCAGGGTAATATCGTACAATTCCAGGGCTTTCTTATAGTCACCCTGATCGGCATAAATTTGGCCGATATTGTAGGCGATCAGGTAATTCTTCGGGTCCAGTTTATTGGCAATGGTGTAGCATTGAATGGCTTTATTTAATAATGCCTGGTCCCAGTAGAGCTGCCCCATAAACATCCAGGCATCTAACAACTCCTGGTTCAACTGTACGGCTGCTTTCCCAAAACGCTCTGCATTCTCAAAATCCTGCAGCTCATAATAACAGCGAGCAACCAACAAATAGGTCTGGGAGTTTTGATCATGCTCACCGATGGATTTCTCGAAATACCCGATAGCTTTCTCAAAATTGGACTTCTGCATTTGAGCAATCCCCAGGAAGTAATAGACCAGCCAGTGTTTAGACTCTCGCTTTAGCAAAGGGTCAAGCAACTTAATCGCTTCATCCGGATCCGGGTATCTCTGATCTAATAACTTTTGGGCGCGCGCTAATTCTACTTTCATAATCGAAAATGAGTTTTCTGGTTTTCAACACCCTCTCATTTCCAAAAATGATGCCATGGTATAAAAGCCCGATTCCATCTTGTAATTCGCCTGTTTGAGACCCAGAATGAGGGCCAAATTTTCCGCTTCAGAATATTTTTCCGCCTGTCTGATAACAAACCGGGTGCTTTTTGCCTCAAAAACTACCAATAGATGGTTTTCTACTTTGGCACAGTAGTTGCCAAAACAAGATTGTCCTCAACAGGTTTTTAAGCCTGTGATGGATTGAGAAACATTAAAAACTCCTAATTTAAGTTTTGACGGTATTTGGCCGAAAAGAACCGGGAGTTACTTTCATCAATTTCAAAATTATGCGAGATCCACAATTAGTCTATCAAAAACAATCTGTGATGAATGCTTCACCGCTGAAGCTGGTAGTAAAGATGTACGACCTGGTTATACAGGCCTCTTACCGCGAAGATCAGGGGAAAGTAAAAGCCATTCTATCTGAATTGATACAAGGATTGAATTTTGATTATGAACCCGCCGGTCAGCTTTTTGAGCTTTACCGGTATTGCCAGGACCTGGCCCGGAAGCAGCGGTTTGAAGAAATCCGTGAAATCCTGGAGCCTTTAAGAGAAACCTGGGAAGAAGTTGCCAATCAAAAACAACCTTCTCCCTCTGTGGTTCAGCAATAATATACAGTAACCGTTAATACCTCTAATTATGGCATCCATTTCCAGCCTTATGAGTCAAACAAGTTCGTACGAGTCGTTCGTAACGCAGCTTGTTAATATTGAAAGCCAGAAAATGCTTCGGATGGAAGTGCAGGTTCGGGATGAGAAAGAATCCAAGTCTGCCATTGGAACCGTGAGTAAGGCGATCTCTGATTTTGAGAATATTATTAAGGAGCTTGAAACTCCAACCAACCGGTCTTTTGAACCGTTTAAAACTACTTCCAGTGATGATTCAGTTGTGCAGGTAAACTCCGCTTCCGGTTTAGATAATGAATCTGCTTTCAATATCACTGTAGAAAGACTCGCTAAAAACGACACCGCCCTCTCCGAAACAATGACCGGTGCCGGCTATGAACTCGCCGCACAGGGAGATGGCTCGGTAACACTGACCATTGGTGACAAGACAGAGACTATAAATGTTGTAACCACCAAAGACGATGGCAGTGGCGGCACGGTAGATAAAACCAACCAGGAAATTCTGGAATCGTTTGAAACTGAAATTGAAAGCCTCTTTGGTGAAGAAGCCAGTGCCAGCGTTTTTAACCTGGATGGCGAAAATATACAGTTCTCACTTAAAAGCCTTGATACCGGCTTCGACAACCGAATTCAATTTAGCGGTGCCACCGGTGTATTAGCAGGCGTTACCGGGAATATGACTCACCTCACTCCCCAAGCCGAGTTAGATGCTCAGTTTATTATTGATGGAGTGACGTTTAACCGCGCCGAAAATACTGTTGATGATGCTATTGAAGGGCTCTCCTTCACCCTGAAGAAAGCCACCGGCGTAGCGGAACAAATGACGGTTGAGCGTGATACTGAAGCCGCAAAATCTAACCTGCAGGACTTCATCAATGCCTATAATGAAATGAACGAGACCATCCGGGAGCGTACATTCATTAATCCTGAAACCGGTAATAAAGGCCCGCTTCAGGGAGTGAGATCGGTTCGAAATCTGAGTATTAACTTGCGGCAAACAGCTATTCTGTCGTTAGGCGGTGTTGCTGAAGGTGAGGTTGCCAGTTTTGCCGACATGGGCATCACGTTCGAGAATAACGGGAAGATGGTTATCGATGATTCCTCTAAGCTGGATGACATCCTGAGCCAAAACCCGGAACAGATTGCCAACTTTTTTACCAATGAGAACTCTCCGGTGGCCATGATGAAGGCACGGGCCGAATCATACACTGAAGCAGATGGAATCCTATCTGCCATTGAAAGCGGACTGGATCAAAAAATTGACCGTTTAGACCGGCGTATAGCCAGTGAACGGAAATACCTGGAAGAATATGAAGCCGAGCAGCGCCGAATATTTAATGAGCTGGACCTGATTCTCGAAGAAGGACAAGCTCAGTTCGATGCGGTTTATAACTTCATGTCCGGTTATTAATAATTTATGAGATGGAACCCCAAACAATGACCCCTTTACACAACATATTGGGACAACTGAATGACAGCAGCGAAGCGATTCTCCGTGAAATAGATGAGAATGAACCTTCGTTTGACGCTATCAAATCTCAGCTGGGGCAACGCGAAGAGCTGGTGAAGAAGCTGGGTATCTTAACCGAAGCAAACCCCAAAGACTCACTTTCGGAAGAGGAACGTATCTCCCTGCGCTTTCTCTTTGAAACGTTTGTGGAACTGAATGATGGCATTCAAAACAACCTTCAAAACATATTAAACAGTCATAAGGAAAAATTAGGCACAGCTGTAAACCAGCGCAAGGTGGAAAAGAGCTACCGTGTTTTAAAGAATCCTGACATTTCGTACTTTTAATCTTGATGAATAAGAGGGATAATACCATGGAAATTAATAAGCTAACAAATCACGTTAACGGCCACATAAAAAGCACTGACGCTTCCGAGAATAGTCAGCATGCTTCTAAAGTTTCTCGTGCCGAAAAATCCCCGGAGTTAACCGACAAGGTATCTTTGGAAAATTTCAGCGCCAAGAAAAGCGAAGAGCTGTTTGCTAAAATTGAACTTGAAAAGCAGAATCAGGCTTCTTTCGGTAAGCTGAAAGATTATAAAGCCAAACTTCAGGCGTATGAAGCCGCCAAGAAAGAGTCGCCCGAGGCAGCTAAAAACACCGAAATTGGTAAGATGTTGAACGATCCGGAAGTATGGTCAAAAATAGCACAGAATATAGTTGACAAATAGTGCGGACTTATCTTTCTTAATTTCATCTTGAATAATAGTTAGAGAGCATTAATGCTCTCTTTTTTTGTCTTAGAATCCCGTAACTTCTTTCATCAAGTTGGCGCTATTAAAAAATTAATCCGCTAAAAATTTATGAAACACTCCATTCTTGTTGTTGATGATGACGAACTCCTGCTCGGTTTTATGGAGGAGATATTAACAAAAGAAGGGTTTGAGATTCACGCTTTTGAATCGCCTGTTAAAGCCACGGAGTATCTCGATAAAAACAGCGTTGACCTGGTCATCACCGATGTTAAAATGAATGAAATGACCGGTGATGAAGTGCTTGCCACCGTGAAGAAGAATTACCCGGATACCGGTGTTATTATGATTACCGGCTTTGGGAACATCAACCACGCCGTACGGGCTCTCCACAAAGGGGCATTTGATTACATGACCAAGCCCTTTAAAGCCAAAGAAATTCTATACCGCGTGAACCGGTATTTTAATGCAGATCCGGAAGAGCGAGACAAAAAGCCGAAGTCAGTAGCCCACTCTCCCCGGGAAGACAAAAAAGGCGATTTGGTAAGCCCGGTTGACAATTCCGACGAAGCCGAGAATAAGTTTGTAGGAAACGATCCACAGATTAAAAAGCTGCTGCGGATCATCCCTCAAATTGCCCGTAATGCTGCTCCTGTTCTAATACAAGGAGAAAGCGGAACAGGGAAAGAAGTATTTGCCCATCAAATTCATGTGAACAGTAACCGCGCGCAGGGACCGTATATAAAAATTAATTGTGCGAACCTTCCCTCCGAGCTTGTTGAAAGTACATTATTCGGACACCTTGAAGGGTCTTTCACCGGGGCAACCTCAGACCGTAAAGGAGCTTTTGATGCTGCTGAAGGCGGCACTCTTTTGCTGGATGAGATCACAGAAATTGAACTAAACGTACAGGCTAAACTGCTTCGCGTTCTGCAGGAAAATGAATTTTATCGGGTGGGAAGTCAGGAGCCGGTAAAAGCAGATGTTCGCATCCTGGCCACATCAAACCGAAATATTGCAGAAGCCATTGCTGAAAAGCAATTCCGGGAAGACTTGTACTACCGTTTGAATGTATTTCCAGTTGAAATTCCACCACTCAGAGATCGTAAAACCGACATCCCGGTTTTGGCCAACTATTTTGTAGAACACTATTCAACAAAATACGGGCTGGAGAAAAAAGAACTTTCGGAAGAGCTCTTAAATCATCTTGTGCAGCAGGAATGGCGCGGAAACGTGAGAGAATTGAATAATAAAATTCACCGCGGCATTATCTTAGCCCAAGACAGTGATAAAATCACCATGGAGCATATCAATCATGAAATGTTCTCCAGTGTTGATGATAATCTGAATAAAGAAGTTCTTGCCACCGACCTGCCACTAATGTCGATTGAAGACATGGAGCTGCAACTAATCCAGAAAGCACTCGAACATACCCAGGGCAACCAAAAGAAAGCTGCAAAATTACTGGGCATTTCTGACCGCACCATCCGAAACAAGCTTAAAAACCTGGAAGAAGACGACGATTAGAAGCTAATCACCGTCCCCCTCCTGTTCAGAAATTATTCTTGTGTTTCAAACTGTGCCAGTAGTGCAGGAATTACTACCATATTAAGTAAGGTCGAACTCAATAGTCCACCCAGAATAACCTGAGCCATCGGAGACTGTATCTCGTTACCCGGCTCACCGGCGGCTAAAGCCAGTGGGATAAGGGCAAGTCCGGCAGTGAGTGCGGTCATCAGAATGGGATTAAGACGTTCCATTGCGCCCTGACGAATGGCTTGCAGAAATTCTTTCCCTTCTTTTCTGAGCTGTTGGTAATGCGAAACCATCAAGATTCCGTTTCTGGTGGCAATACCAAATAAGGTGATAAAGCCTACCAATGAGGCAATAGAGATAATCCCGCTGGTAAACAGCACCGTGTAAATACCTCCGATGAGGGCAAACGGGAGGTTTACCATGACCAGCAAGGCTGTTTTCAGAGAACCGAATTCCAGGTATAGCAACAGGTAAATGGCCGCAATGGCGATAATACTAAGCAACGAAATGGTGCGCGTAGCCTGCGCTTCGCTTTCAAACTGACCGCCATAATCCACAAAGTAGCTCTGCGGGAAGCTGACATTTTGAGATACATTGGCCCGGATCTCATCTACCGTACCACGCAGATCTCTTCCCGCTACATTAGCGGAGACTACGATCTTGCGCTGCACATTTTCGCGACTGATGGTATTTGGACCACTTCGGGATGTCACCGATGCCAATTCTGACAGAGGTACTATGGTTCCGTCTTCCAGGTTGAAAGTCGCCTTTTGAACCGCTTCTATACTTCCACGGTGATCCTCATCAAAGCGTACCAGCAGGTCAAACATCTTGTCGCCTTCAAGTACTTGCGAAACTACTTCACCGGCAAACGCCACGTCCACCATTTCAGCAAGTTGCTGAATCGTGATTCCATAGCGAGCCAGTGCCCTTCGATCAGGACGGATTTGAAGCTGAGGAACATTTTGCTGCTGTTCTACTGACAGGTCCACCACGCCTTCTACCGTTTCCATTTGTCCGCGTACTTCTTCCGCCAGAGCCCGAAGCCTGAACAGATCCGTACCAAAGATCTTCACGGCAATGTTGGCTCGTGTACCGGACAGCATGTGATCAATGCGGTGCCCGATAGGTTGACCAATAGTGATGTTGGTTCCTGAAACTACGCTTAGGTTTTCCCGAATCTCAGCCAACACTTGTTCTTTGGTGGTGCCTTCAGGGATGTCAAGTTCAGCATCAACCTCAGAAGCATTCACTCCCTGTGCGTGTTCGTCTAATTCGGCCCGACCAGTTCGTCGAGAGGTTGATTCAATGGCCGGATGTTCCAGCAGGATCTCCTCAATTCGTTTACCTACGGCATTGGATTCGGTTAGCGAAGTCCCCGGAATTGTTACTGCACTTATCACCAGCGTACCTTCATTAAACTCCGGCAAGAAAGATCTTCCGAGAAATGGTAACACTACTAAGGTTCCAAGAAAGAGTACCAAGGTACCAACCAACACCGTCTTCTTGATGCGAAGGACTATATTCAACACGTGTTCATAGCCTGATTTTAACTTCTTGGTGAACCAGCTTTCTTCCAGTTTTCCTTTGGAGGCCTGGCTCGGTAGCAAATAGTAGCACATCGCTGGTGTAACGGTCATGGCAATTACCAGCGACGCCCCAATGGAGATGATGTAAGCCAGTCCCAGTGGCTGGAGCATGCGTCCTTCGATTCCACTTAAAAAGAATAGCGGTAGAAAAACGATCATAATGATCAGTGTGGCATTAATGATGGATGATCGAATTTCCTTCGACCCTTCAAATACCACGTCAATGGCCGGTTTCTGCTTAGCTTCCGGCAGTTTTGAGTTTTCTCTGAGTCGCCTGAACACGTTTTCCACATCAATGATGGCATCATCCACGATCACCCCAATGGCAATCGCCATCCCGCCCAAGGTCATCGTGTTGATGGTGATATCAAAGAATTCCAGCACGAAGATCGAAAAGATTAGCGCGAGTGGAATGGCAGTAAGTGATATCAAGGTGGTGCGGAAATTCCCCAGAAACAGAAACAAGATCACGATCACCAAAAAGGCCCCATCCCGCAGAGCTTCGATAACATTATCGATGGCCAGTTCAATAAACTCGGCCTGGCGAAACAGGTGCGTGTTGATCTCAAATCCGGCCGGGAGACTTGATTCGATCTGTGCCAAGGTTTCATCTACACGGGAGGTAAGTTCCAGGGTATTTGCACCGGGCTGTTTTTGGATAGAGATAATTACCGCCGGCTCAGCATTCACCGAGGCATCCCCGATCTTTTGAGCGGCTGCAATTTCTACGGTTGCCACATCTCCAATTGTGATCGGAATGTTATTTCGCTGGGTGATGACCGACTGCTCCAGGTCTTCCACAGAATATGCCCGACCTATTCCACGAATGGTGTACTCCTGGCTGTATTCCCTGAAGAATCCGCCGGAAAAGTTTTCGTTGGCCTGCTCGGTAGCCTGTAATACCTGATATAGCGTAATATTGTATTGCTTCAGCTTATCGGGGCTGACTCGCACCTGATATTGTTTCTGCCCGCCTCCGATGGGGATGACCTGAGCCACTCCTGGAATAGCTAAAAGTCTTCTTCTTATTTCCCAGTCGGCGGCTGTTCGTACTTCGAGCTCGGAATGTTCATCGCTGTTCACACTCACCAGCATGATCTCCCCCATGATGGAGGATATCGGTGCCATAATAGGCGGCGGGACTTCTTCGGGCAGACTGGTTGCTACCAGCTGTAGCTTCTCATTTACAATTTGACGTGCCCTGAAAATATCAGTCCCCCAGTCAAATTCTACCCATACAATGGATATACCTTTGGCGGTGGACGAGCGAACCCGTCGCACGCCGGTTGCTCCATTTACCGAGGTCTCGACCGGGATGGTGACCAGTCGTTCTACTTCTTCCGGGGCCAATCCATGGGCTTCGGTCATGACTGTCACTGTGGGGGCGGTTAAGTCCGGAAATACGTCTACCGGCATCCGGTCCACGATATAAATTCCGGCTGCCAATATGACCACTGAACTCACCAACACCACCAGCCGGTACCTTAACGATCCTCTGATTATTGCATCTAACATAATTTATTTCCTTTCCTGATGATTAATGAGAGTGTCCGTGCGAAGGTGCTTCAGATGACAAAGAAGCCAATTTCACCTGATAGGCATTGGTTGTAACCACATGCTCGCCTTCTTCCAGGCTGGAAGTCACTTCCACCCAGCCGCGGTTTCTAATGCCCGTGGTTATCGCTCTTTTTTCGAACGATTCCCCGGCCACATGTACATACACTACAAAATTACCTTCCTCTTCAATAAGGGCTGATTCCGGGATGGCGACCACGTTTTCTTTTTGATCGGTGTCGATCTCTGCGGTCACAAAGAGTCCGCTGTGCAAACCTTCTTGATTATCAATTTCATAGATCAGAGAAAGCGTTCGGGTTTGGGGTTCCACTTGCTTGCCAGTGCTAAGCAAGCGCCCGTTAACCTCCTCCATGTTGTACATTTTATCATTTCCCTGCACATAAAATACGGCCTCTCCGGGATTTTGAATAGCCTTTCGTTCAGCAGCGGGGACATGCACGCTGAGCCACATTTTACTCATATCAGCCAGCTTAAAGAGAGCTTCACCTGCTTTCACCTGCATGCCTGGCTGTACGTAAGAATCCACTATGATTCCGGAAATCGGGGCTTTCATGGCAAAGCCATAAGAGGATTCTGAGTCGCCATAGGTATCTACCTTTGATGTATCAATTTGTGCGATCTCATTGATCGTTTGAAATTCCGTGAGCGCCTGACGGTATTCGATCCGTGCTCTTTCCAGTTCCACCTCCGGAATGGCTTCTTTTTCAAACAATCGTTTCGACCGTTCCAAATTCTTGTGGGCCAAAGACAATTGCGATTGCGCATTGATAAACTGCTGGGCATAATTTTCTCCATCCGCGGATTGAATAGAAGGATTCAGCTGTAAAAGCGATATGCCTTTGCTGATATTTTGTCCTTCTACGGGCAGGCTTTGATT of the Gracilimonas sediminicola genome contains:
- a CDS encoding FkbM family methyltransferase; this encodes MKVELARAQKLLDQRYPDPDEAIKLLDPLLKRESKHWLVYYFLGIAQMQKSNFEKAIGYFEKSIGEHDQNSQTYLLVARCYYELQDFENAERFGKAAVQLNQELLDAWMFMGQLYWDQALLNKAIQCYTIANKLDPKNYLIAYNIGQIYADQGDYKKALELYDITLQMEPKLIDAGIKKAQIYQSIGEYEQAEVAIEKVLELDSENLLALSVLSLLYRAMGRYSEAIALNERLLDRYPNDGNVRVNYALCLLETGQYDEAEKNYRRALKDTPETQQSLSNYLMGIHYNPKRTKEEIFEAHSLWDQYYAPEERPGRPVPANKDKEKKLRVGFISGGFKKHPVGWMITSALEKLPKDEIATYIYTTDTYHDSLTKRIREASAKWTSVVGYSDEVVAQIIKDDEIDILVELSGHSSGNRLKTVALEPAPITIKWVGGLFNTSGLKSMDYLLTDAKESPEGEAPFYTEKLVRMPDDYVCYTLPNYDIDVAEAPVTQNGHITFGCFNNPTKINTELLSKWAEVLKQVPDSRLFLKSKQYDTELVRERIIQHLEECGIEEDRIIFEGYSLHNDLLECYNKIDIALDPWPYSGGLTTIEALWMGVPVITNSGPTFAGRHSTSHLTNAGFPEWVTDNWEDYIQKAVSLAGDVDQLSKLRAELRERLLSSPVCDAKRFARNLADAFRKMWLQRVQGYEKNLSEGEWQDHIWVSQKKKEPETQAESLQNGKQNKALKKGIYVNKSLVKFKDTPSEVVEAIVNTPGLKYAEPLSVAIPESELFRLRNIFEEHEYGLPSVFQLNENSVVVDIGGNVGSFSLYARQWNPECQIHSFEPNPQVFPLLAHNMKDLDNISITQVALSDQNGEINLFQHPRNTGQSSTTVHMKGGHEVTVRMQKSGEALAEKGINKIDVLKIDTEGAEVSILKGMKDLLINTGFIMLEYHSEADRREIDAILSGFSVYASGVSVPCEVGTIKYINNRILNK
- the fliS gene encoding flagellar export chaperone FliS; this encodes MRDPQLVYQKQSVMNASPLKLVVKMYDLVIQASYREDQGKVKAILSELIQGLNFDYEPAGQLFELYRYCQDLARKQRFEEIREILEPLRETWEEVANQKQPSPSVVQQ
- the fliD gene encoding flagellar filament capping protein FliD, which produces MASISSLMSQTSSYESFVTQLVNIESQKMLRMEVQVRDEKESKSAIGTVSKAISDFENIIKELETPTNRSFEPFKTTSSDDSVVQVNSASGLDNESAFNITVERLAKNDTALSETMTGAGYELAAQGDGSVTLTIGDKTETINVVTTKDDGSGGTVDKTNQEILESFETEIESLFGEEASASVFNLDGENIQFSLKSLDTGFDNRIQFSGATGVLAGVTGNMTHLTPQAELDAQFIIDGVTFNRAENTVDDAIEGLSFTLKKATGVAEQMTVERDTEAAKSNLQDFINAYNEMNETIRERTFINPETGNKGPLQGVRSVRNLSINLRQTAILSLGGVAEGEVASFADMGITFENNGKMVIDDSSKLDDILSQNPEQIANFFTNENSPVAMMKARAESYTEADGILSAIESGLDQKIDRLDRRIASERKYLEEYEAEQRRIFNELDLILEEGQAQFDAVYNFMSGY
- a CDS encoding sigma-54-dependent transcriptional regulator produces the protein MKHSILVVDDDELLLGFMEEILTKEGFEIHAFESPVKATEYLDKNSVDLVITDVKMNEMTGDEVLATVKKNYPDTGVIMITGFGNINHAVRALHKGAFDYMTKPFKAKEILYRVNRYFNADPEERDKKPKSVAHSPREDKKGDLVSPVDNSDEAENKFVGNDPQIKKLLRIIPQIARNAAPVLIQGESGTGKEVFAHQIHVNSNRAQGPYIKINCANLPSELVESTLFGHLEGSFTGATSDRKGAFDAAEGGTLLLDEITEIELNVQAKLLRVLQENEFYRVGSQEPVKADVRILATSNRNIAEAIAEKQFREDLYYRLNVFPVEIPPLRDRKTDIPVLANYFVEHYSTKYGLEKKELSEELLNHLVQQEWRGNVRELNNKIHRGIILAQDSDKITMEHINHEMFSSVDDNLNKEVLATDLPLMSIEDMELQLIQKALEHTQGNQKKAAKLLGISDRTIRNKLKNLEEDDD
- a CDS encoding efflux RND transporter permease subunit, coding for MLDAIIRGSLRYRLVVLVSSVVILAAGIYIVDRMPVDVFPDLTAPTVTVMTEAHGLAPEEVERLVTIPVETSVNGATGVRRVRSSTAKGISIVWVEFDWGTDIFRARQIVNEKLQLVATSLPEEVPPPIMAPISSIMGEIMLVSVNSDEHSELEVRTAADWEIRRRLLAIPGVAQVIPIGGGQKQYQVRVSPDKLKQYNITLYQVLQATEQANENFSGGFFREYSQEYTIRGIGRAYSVEDLEQSVITQRNNIPITIGDVATVEIAAAQKIGDASVNAEPAVIISIQKQPGANTLELTSRVDETLAQIESSLPAGFEINTHLFRQAEFIELAIDNVIEALRDGAFLVIVILFLFLGNFRTTLISLTAIPLALIFSIFVLEFFDITINTMTLGGMAIAIGVIVDDAIIDVENVFRRLRENSKLPEAKQKPAIDVVFEGSKEIRSSIINATLIIMIVFLPLFFLSGIEGRMLQPLGLAYIISIGASLVIAMTVTPAMCYYLLPSQASKGKLEESWFTKKLKSGYEHVLNIVLRIKKTVLVGTLVLFLGTLVVLPFLGRSFLPEFNEGTLVISAVTIPGTSLTESNAVGKRIEEILLEHPAIESTSRRTGRAELDEHAQGVNASEVDAELDIPEGTTKEQVLAEIRENLSVVSGTNITIGQPIGHRIDHMLSGTRANIAVKIFGTDLFRLRALAEEVRGQMETVEGVVDLSVEQQQNVPQLQIRPDRRALARYGITIQQLAEMVDVAFAGEVVSQVLEGDKMFDLLVRFDEDHRGSIEAVQKATFNLEDGTIVPLSELASVTSRSGPNTISRENVQRKIVVSANVAGRDLRGTVDEIRANVSQNVSFPQSYFVDYGGQFESEAQATRTISLLSIIAIAAIYLLLYLEFGSLKTALLVMVNLPFALIGGIYTVLFTSGIISIASLVGFITLFGIATRNGILMVSHYQQLRKEGKEFLQAIRQGAMERLNPILMTALTAGLALIPLALAAGEPGNEIQSPMAQVILGGLLSSTLLNMVVIPALLAQFETQE
- a CDS encoding efflux RND transporter periplasmic adaptor subunit, which encodes MKQLIPLLILSTSLLMMGCGGGGDEGHSHGEDSDHIHEQPAQQAQEDDSHSHDGEDAHSHGEDAQLEGAGVITKWTDKTELFMEYPELIVGQEATFAVHLTRLSDFQPISESEVQFVFSSERGNEGSLTETEVQIPGIYGPDVIFDRAGRYDLTIIIQGMVDDTLQVNGIPVYASAEEVPAAHEEDDPNLISFLKEQQWNIPFATQKVGRRTLSETVDAHGELKPVKSMEVTVSAPFSGIILSSANQSLPVEGQNISKGISLLQLNPSIQSADGENYAQQFINAQSQLSLAHKNLERSKRLFEKEAIPEVELERARIEYRQALTEFQTINEIAQIDTSKVDTYGDSESSYGFAMKAPISGIIVDSYVQPGMQVKAGEALFKLADMSKMWLSVHVPAAERKAIQNPGEAVFYVQGNDKMYNMEEVNGRLLSTGKQVEPQTRTLSLIYEIDNQEGLHSGLFVTAEIDTDQKENVVAIPESALIEEEGNFVVYVHVAGESFEKRAITTGIRNRGWVEVTSSLEEGEHVVTTNAYQVKLASLSSEAPSHGHSH